The Fragaria vesca subsp. vesca linkage group LG2, FraVesHawaii_1.0, whole genome shotgun sequence genome includes a window with the following:
- the LOC101293163 gene encoding probable 1-deoxy-D-xylulose-5-phosphate synthase, chloroplastic-like, whose product MGSASAGCPFGVSSRCYGKIGAFSHKVQLFGACFPLHVEFPRTNLYPSSASSFMSSKETVTQICSLPDSGEFFPEEASTPILDLVENPMHLKNLSLKELKQLSDEIRLELSSIMLKTQKSFKASLAVTELTVAIHHVFHAPVDKILWDAVEQTYAHKILTGRRALVHTVQRNGLSVSASRTESEYDPFGAGHGCNSVSAGLGMAIARDIKGKRERIVTVISNGTTMAGQVYEAMGNAGYFDSNMVVILNDSRHSLHPKIEEGPKTSISALSSTLSKLQSSKSFQRFREVAKDVTKRIGMHELAAKVDEYARGMVGPLGATLFEELGLYYIGPVDGHNIEDLICVLQQVASLNSMGPVLIHVITEENRGVENNPKIEGAYKHPEGLSSSADLAPRMHRRTYSDCFVEALVTEAEKDKDIVTVHAGMHMETSFELFRERFPDKFFDVGMAEQHAVTFSAGLSRGGLKPFCIIPSTFLQRAYDQVVHDVDRQRIPVRFAITSAGLVGSDGPMQCGAFDITFMSCLPNMIVMAPSNEDELANMVATAASIDDRPVCFRYPRGAIVGMDHSSCRGMPIEIGKGKILAEGKDVALLGYGSMVQNCLKARSLLSKLGIEVTVADARFCKPLDIKLLRQLCENHSFLITVEEGSIGGFGSHVAQFFSLDGQLDGKIKWRPIVLPDNYIEHASPSEQLAIAGLTGHHIAATALSLLGRNREALHLMC is encoded by the exons ATGGGTAGTGCTTCTGCTGGGTGCCCATTTGGAGTTTCTTCTCGTTGCTATGGAAAGATTGGAGCTTTCTCTCATAAGGTGCAGTTGTTTGGTGCTTGTTTTCCACTTCATGTGGAATTTCCAAGAACCAACTTGTACCCAAGTTCTGCTTCTTCCTTCATGTCATCAAAG GAAACAGTCACTCAAATATGTTCTCTACCTGATAGTGGTGAATTCTTCCCGGAGGAAGCCTCAACACCCATTCTCGATTTAGTTGAAAATCCTATGCACCTGAAGAACTTGTCCCTTAAA GAACTGAAGCAATTATCTGATGAAATCCGTTTAGAGTTATCATCTATAATGCTGAAAACACAGAAGTCATTCAAAGCCAGTTTGGCAGTAACAGAGTTGACAGTTGCTATACATCATGTTTTCCATGCACCTGTCGACAAGATACTATGGGATGCCGTAGAACAA ACATATGCTCATAAAATTCTAACAGGACGGCGGGCCCTCGTACATACAGTGCAAAGGAATGGTCTTTCTGTTTCTGCATCTAGAACGGAGAGTGAATATGATCCATTTGGGGCAGGTCACGGGTGCAACAGTGTTTCGGCTGGACTTG GGATGGCAATTGCACGGGATATAAAAGGGAAGCGAGAGCGTATTGTCACAGTCATCAGCAATGGTACAACTATGGCTGGTCAGGTCTATGAGGCGATGGGTAATGCAGGGTATTTCGACTCAAATATGGTTGTGATTCTAAATGATAGTAGGCATTCTTTACACCCTAAGATTGAAGAGGGCCCCAAGACATCTATTAGTGCTCTATCCAGTACCCTCAGTAAGCTCCAGTCAAGTAAATCCTTTCAGAGGTTTAGAGAAGTTGCTAAG GATGTTACAAAAAGAATTGGTATGCATGAATTGGCTGCTAAAGTTGATGAGTATGCACGTGGTATGGTGGGTCCGCTTGGAGCAACACTATTTGAAGAGCTTGGATTGTATTATATTGGCCCTGTTGATGGACACAACATCGAAGACTTGATTTGTGTTCTACAACAAGTGGCATCTTTGAATTCAATGGGTCCTGTTTTGATTCATGTAATAACAGAAGAAAATCGGGGAGTGGAAAACAACCCGAAGATTGAGGGGGCTTACAAGCATCCGGAAG GTTTAAGTAGTTCTGCTGATTTAGCGCCCAGAATGCACCGTCGAACTTATAGCGATTGCTTTGTGGAGGCTTTAGTTACGGAGGCAGAGAAGGACAAAGATATAGTGACTGTTCATGCTGGGATGCATATGGAAACATCATTTGAACTATTCCGTGAAAGATTTCCTGATAAGTTTTTTGATGTGGGAATGGCTGAGCAACATGCAGTTACTTTTTCTGCTGGTTTGTCACGTGGGGGGCTGAAGCCATTTTGCATAATCCCTTCTACATTTCTACAAAGAGCTTATGATCAG GTGGTTCATGATGTAGATCGGCAAAGAATACCAGTGCGTTTTGCCATAACGAGTGCGGGCTTGGTAGGATCTGATGGTCCCATGCAGTGTGGAGCATTTGATATAACATTTATGTCATGCTTACCCAACATGATTGTCATGGCACCATCCAATGAGGATGAGCTTGCCAACATGGTGGCCACTGCAGCCAGCATTGATGATCGCCCAGTTTGCTTTCGATATCCTAGGGGTGCCATTGTTGGGATGGATCATTCTAGTTGCAGGGGGATGCCCATTGAG ATTGGAAAAGGAAAAATTCTTGCAGAGGGTAAAGATGTGGCTTTGCTTGGCTATGGGTCAATGGTTCAGAACTGCCTTAAGGCTCGGTCTCTTCTTTCGAAGCTTGGCATTGAGGTAACTGTTGCTGATGCGAGGTTCTGCAAGCCCTTAGATATCAAGCTTCTTAGACAGCTTTGTGAAAACCATTCATTTCTGATCACGGTTGAGGAAGGGTCTATTGGAGGATTTGGATCGCATGTTGCACAGTTTTTTTCGCTTGATGGACAGCTGGATGGAAAAATTAAG TGGCGACCAATTGTTTTACCGGACAACTACATTGAGCATGCATCCCCAAGTGAACAGCTAGCTATTGCTGGGCTGACTGGACACCACATAGCTGCAACAGCGTTAAGTTTGCTTGGCCGAAATCGTGAAGCCCTCCACTTAATGTGCTAG
- the LOC101296923 gene encoding EG45-like domain containing protein-like isoform 1, protein MSSPLRLVFLPCLLLFVVLAALFRSSQADVGTAAQYRPPYLPTSCYGSDASQFPSSNLFGSAGEGIWDNGAACGRQYLVRCISAAVPKTCIPGKTIQIKIVDRALSSVSRPSRNDATMVLSTTAFAAIANSSASFVNVEFQQV, encoded by the exons ATGTCTAGTCCTCTTCGGCTCGTCTTCCTTCCATGCCTGCTCCTCTTTGTCGTTCTCGCAGCTCTCTTCCGTTCATCTCAGGCCGATGTTGGTACCGCTGCACAATACAGACCACCTTATCTAC CTACGTCCTGCTATGGTAGCGATGCGTCGCAGTTTCCGTCGAGCAACTTGTTCGGGTCAGCCGGAGAAGGAATATGGGACAACGGAGCAGCCTGTGGAAGGCAGTATCTGGTGAGGTGCATAAGCGCCGCTGTCCCGAAAACTTGCATTCCGGGGAAGACGATTCAGATCAAGATTGTGGATCGCGCTCTTTCTTCTGTGTCTAGGCCTTCGAGGAATGACGCTACCATGGTGCTGTCCACAACTGCATTTGCCGCCATCGCCAACTCTTCTGCTTCATTTGTTAACGTCGAATTCCAACA GGTTTGA
- the LOC101296923 gene encoding EG45-like domain containing protein-like isoform 2, whose protein sequence is MSSPLRLVFLPCLLLFVVLAALFRSSQADVGTAAQYRPPYLPTSCYGSDASQFPSSNLFGSAGEGIWDNGAACGRQYLVRCISAAVPKTCIPGKTIQIKIVDRALSSVSRPSRNDATMVLSTTAFAAIANSSASFVNVEFQQ, encoded by the exons ATGTCTAGTCCTCTTCGGCTCGTCTTCCTTCCATGCCTGCTCCTCTTTGTCGTTCTCGCAGCTCTCTTCCGTTCATCTCAGGCCGATGTTGGTACCGCTGCACAATACAGACCACCTTATCTAC CTACGTCCTGCTATGGTAGCGATGCGTCGCAGTTTCCGTCGAGCAACTTGTTCGGGTCAGCCGGAGAAGGAATATGGGACAACGGAGCAGCCTGTGGAAGGCAGTATCTGGTGAGGTGCATAAGCGCCGCTGTCCCGAAAACTTGCATTCCGGGGAAGACGATTCAGATCAAGATTGTGGATCGCGCTCTTTCTTCTGTGTCTAGGCCTTCGAGGAATGACGCTACCATGGTGCTGTCCACAACTGCATTTGCCGCCATCGCCAACTCTTCTGCTTCATTTGTTAACGTCGAATTCCAACAGTAA